In a genomic window of Actinomycetota bacterium:
- a CDS encoding NADH-quinone oxidoreductase subunit B, which translates to MPGARAPWSGSDMSLLEKFEHPNILTTTTDRLFNWARANSLWPFTYGLACCAIEMMASTMPRHDMARFGMEVFRASPRQADVMIVSGTITDKMAPIIRHLHHQMSEPRWVIAMGACACSGGMFWDSYNVVQGIDLLIPVDVYIPGCPPRPEALIYGMQQLQLKVKQDTQVGAAKRLTGGPMSDHVKMKPEGGES; encoded by the coding sequence ATGCCTGGGGCAAGGGCGCCCTGGAGTGGGTCTGACATGTCGCTGCTGGAAAAATTCGAACATCCGAACATCCTCACGACGACCACTGACAGGCTGTTCAACTGGGCGCGGGCCAACTCGCTCTGGCCTTTCACCTACGGTCTCGCCTGCTGCGCCATCGAGATGATGGCTTCGACCATGCCCCGCCACGATATGGCGCGTTTCGGCATGGAAGTCTTCCGCGCCTCACCGCGCCAGGCTGACGTCATGATCGTTTCCGGCACCATCACCGACAAGATGGCGCCGATCATCCGCCACCTCCACCATCAGATGTCCGAGCCGCGCTGGGTGATCGCCATGGGTGCCTGCGCCTGCAGCGGCGGCATGTTCTGGGATTCCTACAATGTAGTGCAGGGCATCGACCTGCTGATCCCGGTTGATGTATATATACCAGGCTGCCCGCCGCGGCCCGAAGCCCTTATCTACGGGATGCAGCAGCTGCAGCTGAAAGTGAAGCAGGACACCCAGGTAGGCGCGGCCAAGCGGCTTACCGGCGGCCCCATGAGCGACCACGTCAAGATGAAACCCGAAGGCGGCGAGAGTTGA
- a CDS encoding NADH-quinone oxidoreductase subunit A: MGLLDVVFVLGLLGISRLIQRRHTYPEKLTPYECGIPPVGDSRTPFAVRYYIFALLFVIFDVEAVFLFPWAMVFRTLGMTGFVEMMIFFAVLLFGLIYAWGKGALEWV, translated from the coding sequence ATGGGCCTGCTGGATGTCGTGTTTGTCCTGGGACTTCTCGGCATCTCCCGACTCATCCAGAGGCGCCACACCTATCCCGAAAAACTCACGCCTTACGAATGCGGCATCCCTCCCGTCGGCGACAGCCGCACCCCCTTCGCCGTCAGGTATTACATCTTCGCCCTGCTGTTCGTAATCTTCGATGTGGAAGCAGTGTTCCTGTTCCCATGGGCCATGGTCTTCAGGACCCTGGGTATGACCGGTTTTGTGGAGATGATGATCTTCTTCGCCGTGCTCCTGTTCGGCCTCATCTATGCCTGGGGCAAGGGCGCCCTGGAGTGGGTCTGA
- a CDS encoding universal stress protein: protein MGNYSKILVAFDGSESSRNALRQALDKFEDSWIKVLIVTPAYEGDLELVGIHDIHSLLSGPTEELKQAAKEIIGTESARVNIDVVKGEAFERIIEVAKDENCTLIVMGRRGLHRVERMLMGSVTAKVIVHSSTDILVIPREAEIGWDNILVATDGSANGEKALAKAIDFSRRYKSLITGVTVVDMHPEHYADAGGVVEKLDEKANMVLKDAVSRASTSGIELYSQLLHGNPAAEITAYARENNAGIIFVGSRGLSGLKKIFLGSVAEKIIGMSPCAVFVTKPD from the coding sequence ATGGGAAACTACAGCAAGATACTCGTAGCTTTCGACGGATCTGAATCGAGTCGGAATGCACTGCGCCAGGCCCTGGACAAGTTCGAGGACAGCTGGATCAAGGTCCTGATCGTGACCCCTGCCTATGAGGGAGATCTGGAGCTCGTCGGCATTCACGATATCCATAGTCTGCTAAGCGGGCCGACCGAGGAACTGAAGCAGGCTGCGAAAGAAATCATCGGTACGGAATCAGCCCGGGTGAACATCGATGTCGTCAAGGGAGAGGCATTCGAGCGCATCATCGAAGTGGCAAAGGATGAGAACTGCACCCTGATCGTAATGGGACGCCGCGGCCTGCACCGGGTAGAACGCATGCTGATGGGAAGCGTGACCGCTAAAGTCATCGTCCACTCTTCGACAGATATCCTGGTCATCCCGCGCGAGGCTGAGATCGGCTGGGACAATATTCTTGTCGCGACTGATGGGTCTGCCAATGGTGAAAAGGCCCTTGCCAAGGCTATCGATTTCAGCAGACGCTACAAAAGCCTGATCACGGGAGTGACCGTGGTCGACATGCATCCCGAACACTATGCGGATGCAGGGGGAGTCGTGGAAAAGCTCGATGAGAAGGCGAACATGGTCCTGAAAGATGCCGTTTCCCGGGCAAGCACGTCTGGGATAGAGCTGTACTCGCAGTTACTGCACGGCAATCCAGCCGCTGAGATAACAGCGTATGCCAGGGAAAACAACGCCGGGATAATATTCGTCGGCAGCCGCGGACTTTCGGGTTTGAAGAAGATATTCCTCGGCAGCGTCGCTGAAAAGATCATAGGCATGTCTCCGTGCGCGGTATTCGTCACCAAACCGGACTGA
- a CDS encoding sulfite exporter TauE/SafE family protein: MFLGLTRDKLIALLIVGLVGGLLSGFIGSGGAFVLTPAMMSLGAPGAVAVASNMCHKFPKAMVGSYKRFRYGQVDVKLGLVIAASSIAGVQVGFQIQKWILDSWGSAGSDLYVSFVFVIILLVVGLFVFRDAMTMAKGDADAKTPKLASRLQKIKLPPMIHFKKADVVISAWVTLPVGFFTGLLAATIAVGGFVGVPGMVYVIGATAMVASATELLIAFVMGMWGSVQWAMAGLVDIRLVLIILATSLFGVQLGALGTTYVKDYTIKLVMGTVMVIVAVSRGVKIPVYLDHLGILSLDKSLASVLDTVSFWALIAALLVAGGIITAAMVKGIIRSRLEERAAIAGRV; encoded by the coding sequence ATGTTCCTGGGACTCACCAGGGATAAACTGATCGCCCTGCTGATAGTGGGCCTGGTAGGCGGCCTTCTGAGCGGTTTCATCGGCTCTGGCGGCGCCTTTGTGCTGACACCCGCCATGATGTCGCTGGGCGCCCCGGGAGCTGTTGCGGTAGCCAGCAACATGTGCCACAAGTTCCCCAAGGCCATGGTTGGCTCCTACAAGCGGTTCCGCTACGGCCAGGTCGATGTGAAGCTGGGGCTCGTGATCGCGGCATCCTCGATAGCTGGCGTCCAGGTCGGTTTTCAGATCCAGAAATGGATCCTTGATTCCTGGGGCAGCGCCGGGTCGGATCTCTATGTGAGTTTCGTCTTCGTGATCATCCTGCTTGTCGTCGGCCTCTTCGTTTTCAGAGACGCCATGACCATGGCCAAGGGCGATGCGGATGCCAAGACTCCGAAGCTGGCATCGAGGCTGCAGAAGATCAAGCTGCCGCCAATGATCCATTTCAAAAAAGCGGACGTCGTTATCTCGGCGTGGGTGACACTACCGGTTGGTTTTTTCACCGGCCTTCTGGCCGCGACGATCGCCGTCGGTGGTTTCGTGGGCGTGCCCGGCATGGTCTATGTCATCGGCGCAACCGCCATGGTAGCCAGCGCCACCGAGCTGCTCATCGCCTTCGTCATGGGCATGTGGGGTTCGGTACAGTGGGCAATGGCCGGCCTGGTTGATATAAGGCTGGTCCTGATCATCCTGGCGACTTCGCTCTTCGGCGTTCAGCTGGGCGCCCTCGGCACTACTTACGTTAAGGATTACACGATCAAGCTGGTGATGGGCACCGTGATGGTGATCGTCGCCGTCAGCAGGGGCGTGAAGATTCCTGTTTATCTCGATCATCTGGGAATCCTGTCACTGGACAAAAGCCTGGCAAGCGTGCTCGACACGGTCAGCTTCTGGGCTCTGATAGCCGCCCTGCTGGTCGCGGGAGGAATCATCACTGCCGCCATGGTCAAGGGCATCATCAGGTCGAGACTGGAAGAAAGAGCTGCAATCGCCGGGAGGGTCTGA
- a CDS encoding universal stress protein, translating to MISAASFAEAGEFETAREMLDGNRKVLLVLTGRETDVKSLKYAFSIAERTGAGLEVLAAEGSSTAEMLRLGEEKARQHGVPLKVTKKSGCIKEAVIKYARGRRDLVCVVIESTDALNSDCSSEQKRLSGIWEKLGCPLALVSEKSINEQEGALS from the coding sequence ATGATCTCAGCCGCATCCTTCGCTGAGGCTGGGGAGTTCGAAACCGCCCGCGAAATGCTCGACGGTAACCGGAAGGTACTGCTGGTCCTCACCGGCCGGGAAACCGACGTCAAGTCCCTCAAATATGCGTTCAGCATCGCTGAAAGAACCGGGGCGGGCCTTGAAGTCCTGGCCGCTGAAGGAAGTAGCACTGCCGAGATGCTGCGGCTTGGCGAGGAAAAAGCGCGCCAGCATGGAGTGCCCCTAAAGGTCACTAAAAAGAGCGGCTGCATCAAAGAGGCGGTCATCAAGTACGCCCGTGGCCGGCGTGACCTCGTCTGTGTAGTCATCGAATCCACTGACGCCCTCAACAGCGACTGCTCGAGTGAGCAGAAGCGCCTTTCCGGTATCTGGGAAAAGCTCGGCTGCCCGCTGGCGCTCGTCTCGGAAAAATCGATCAACGAACAAGAAGGAGCACTATCGTGA